A single genomic interval of Rhizobium leguminosarum bv. trifolii WSM1325 harbors:
- a CDS encoding ABC transporter related (PFAM: ABC transporter related~SMART: AAA ATPase~KEGG: rec:RHECIAT_CH0000445 probable amino acid ABC transporter, ATP-binding protein) — translation MFGKPGPQAAGAADKSRYQGTLIARGLTKTYATRRVVNGVSLVVRRGEAVGLLGPNGAGKTTCFYMITGLVPVDEGTIEIDGNDVTTMPMYRRSRLGVGYLPQEASIFRGLTVEENIRAVLEVHVKDKAEREQKLNELLEEFHIQKLRKSAAVALSGGERRRLEIARALATDPTFMLLDEPFAGVDPISVADIQNLVHHLTARGIGVLITDHNVRETLGLIDRAYIIHAGEVLTHGRANDIVNNPEVRRLYLGDNFSL, via the coding sequence ATGTTCGGCAAGCCCGGGCCACAAGCTGCGGGCGCCGCCGACAAGAGCCGCTATCAGGGAACGCTGATCGCACGCGGTCTGACGAAGACCTATGCGACGCGGCGCGTCGTCAACGGCGTCTCGCTGGTGGTGCGCCGCGGCGAGGCCGTCGGCCTGCTCGGCCCGAACGGCGCCGGCAAGACCACCTGTTTTTACATGATCACCGGCCTGGTGCCGGTCGATGAAGGCACGATCGAGATCGACGGCAACGACGTCACGACCATGCCGATGTACCGCCGATCGCGCCTCGGCGTCGGTTACCTGCCGCAGGAAGCCTCGATCTTCCGAGGGTTGACGGTGGAAGAGAATATCCGCGCCGTCCTCGAAGTGCATGTCAAGGACAAGGCCGAGCGCGAGCAGAAGCTGAACGAGCTGCTGGAGGAATTCCATATCCAGAAGCTGCGCAAGAGTGCCGCCGTCGCCCTTTCCGGCGGTGAGCGCCGCCGCCTCGAAATCGCCCGTGCGCTTGCGACCGACCCGACCTTCATGCTGCTCGACGAACCCTTCGCCGGCGTCGACCCGATCTCGGTCGCCGACATCCAGAATCTCGTTCACCACCTGACGGCACGCGGCATCGGCGTTCTCATCACCGACCACAATGTCCGCGAGACGCTGGGTCTCATCGACCGCGCCTACATCATCCATGCCGGTGAGGTACTGACCCATGGCCGGGCGAACGACATCGTCAACAATCCGGAAGTGCGCCGGCTCTACCTCGGCGACAATTTCAGCCTCTGA
- a CDS encoding RNA polymerase, sigma 54 subunit, RpoN (TIGRFAM: RNA polymerase sigma-54 factor, RpoN~PFAM: sigma-54 factor core-binding region; sigma-54 factor; sigma-54 DNA-binding domain protein~KEGG: ret:RHE_CH00404 RNA polymerase factor sigma-54): MALSANLFLRQTQSLVMTPQLMQSIQLLQMTHFELNQFIALEVEKNPLLEFPSNDGEAGGERGEAEDGEYAHQPEDAGSDDGYDNRTEALSSDWYDNGGSASTSRLNDELDANYTNVFPDDGAPQRLDAPELVSQWKSMPGSGEGADYDLDDFVAGQVSLRDHLAQQIPFVLPDMADRLIAQNFVDQLDDCGYLQADIVEAGERLGTSLAQAERVLATLQSLDPPGVFARSLAECLAIQLKQKDRYDPAMQALVENLELLARRDFATLKRLCGVDEEDLLDMLGEIRQLNPKPGSGFEAGISEAIMPDVVVRASSDGGWLVELNPDTLPRVLVNQSYFSRVTKNGEDHAFLSDCLQTANWLTRSLDQRAKTIMKVASEIVRQQDAFLLHGVDYLRPLNLKTVAEAIKMHESTVSRVTSNKYMLTPRGLFELKYFFTVSISAVAGGDSHSAEAVRHKIRALILQESPEAVLSDDDIVDMLKKGGVDLARRTVAKYREAMNIASSVQRRREKRALAKVAGF, encoded by the coding sequence ATGGCACTGTCCGCCAATCTTTTCCTGCGCCAGACTCAGTCTTTGGTGATGACGCCGCAACTGATGCAATCCATCCAGTTGCTGCAGATGACGCATTTCGAACTCAACCAGTTCATCGCCCTGGAAGTGGAGAAGAACCCGCTGCTCGAATTTCCGTCGAATGACGGCGAGGCGGGCGGCGAACGCGGCGAAGCCGAAGATGGAGAGTATGCTCATCAGCCGGAGGATGCCGGGTCGGACGACGGTTACGATAACCGCACCGAGGCGCTCTCCAGCGACTGGTATGACAATGGCGGCAGCGCCAGCACCAGCCGGCTGAACGACGAGCTCGACGCCAATTACACCAATGTCTTTCCTGACGACGGTGCCCCGCAGCGCCTCGATGCGCCGGAGCTCGTCAGCCAGTGGAAGTCGATGCCGGGCAGCGGCGAGGGCGCCGACTACGATCTCGACGATTTCGTCGCCGGCCAGGTGTCGCTGCGCGATCATCTCGCCCAGCAGATCCCCTTCGTCCTGCCCGACATGGCCGACCGGCTGATCGCGCAGAATTTCGTCGACCAGCTCGACGACTGCGGTTATCTGCAGGCCGATATCGTCGAGGCGGGCGAGAGGCTGGGCACGAGCCTCGCACAGGCAGAGCGCGTGCTCGCCACCCTCCAGAGCCTCGATCCGCCGGGTGTTTTCGCCCGCAGCCTCGCCGAATGCCTGGCGATCCAGCTGAAGCAGAAGGACCGATATGACCCGGCCATGCAGGCTCTGGTCGAAAATCTCGAACTGCTTGCCCGGCGCGATTTTGCCACGCTGAAGCGGCTTTGCGGCGTCGACGAGGAAGATCTTCTCGACATGCTCGGCGAGATCCGCCAGCTCAATCCGAAGCCCGGCAGCGGTTTCGAGGCGGGTATTTCCGAAGCGATCATGCCCGATGTGGTCGTCAGAGCCTCCTCGGATGGCGGCTGGCTGGTCGAGCTCAATCCGGATACGCTGCCGCGAGTGCTGGTCAACCAGTCTTATTTTTCCCGGGTGACAAAGAACGGCGAGGATCACGCCTTCCTCTCCGATTGCCTGCAGACCGCCAACTGGCTGACGCGCAGCCTCGATCAGCGGGCTAAAACCATCATGAAGGTGGCAAGCGAAATCGTCCGCCAGCAGGACGCCTTCCTGCTGCACGGCGTCGACTATCTGCGCCCGCTGAACCTGAAGACGGTCGCCGAAGCGATCAAGATGCATGAATCCACCGTCAGCCGGGTCACGTCGAACAAATATATGCTGACGCCGCGCGGCCTCTTCGAACTCAAATATTTCTTCACCGTCTCGATCAGCGCCGTCGCAGGCGGCGACAGCCATTCGGCCGAAGCCGTGCGTCACAAGATCCGCGCGCTGATCCTGCAGGAGAGCCCGGAGGCGGTGCTTTCCGACGACGATATCGTCGACATGCTGAAGAAGGGCGGGGTCGATCTCGCCCGCCGCACGGTTGCGAAATACAGGGAGGCGATGAACATTGCCTCTTCGGTCCAGCGCCGCCGCGAGAAGCGGGCGCTCGCCAAGGTCGCCGGTTTCTAA
- a CDS encoding protein of unknown function DUF6 transmembrane (PFAM: protein of unknown function DUF6 transmembrane~KEGG: rec:RHECIAT_CH0000447 putative permease protein), whose protein sequence is MPTMMRQNSNLARELFLLLVLATLWGSSYSFIKIGVETIPPITLIAARTLIAGGILLAVLRHRRVRLPRDLATWRRFFVQACLNSVVPFTLIAWAEQSVDAGLAVILNSATPIFTFLLTVLITRHEQVTLRRLFGVMAGLAGICLVIGVEALGGLGESLMAQLAIILATICYAGAAIFSKNFKGLDPAVPAAGSLISGAVVLLPMSLVVDRPWEIDPSPASMLALLALSAFSTALAFVIYFRLVQTLGSVGTTAQAYLRVPIGVAIGIVFLGERLSPTAWIGLVCVIAGVAAMTIPARRGTTQARNA, encoded by the coding sequence ATGCCGACCATGATGCGGCAAAATTCCAACCTTGCCAGGGAGCTTTTCCTGCTGCTGGTGCTGGCGACCCTTTGGGGTTCCTCCTATAGCTTCATCAAGATCGGCGTCGAGACGATCCCGCCGATAACGTTGATCGCCGCTCGCACGCTGATTGCCGGCGGCATTCTGCTGGCCGTCCTGCGCCACCGGCGTGTCCGCCTGCCGCGCGATCTCGCCACCTGGCGGCGGTTTTTCGTTCAGGCCTGTCTGAACAGCGTCGTCCCCTTCACTCTGATCGCCTGGGCGGAACAGTCCGTCGATGCCGGACTGGCGGTGATCCTGAATTCGGCAACGCCGATCTTCACCTTCCTGCTGACCGTGCTGATCACCCGCCATGAGCAGGTGACGTTGCGAAGGCTTTTTGGCGTCATGGCCGGGCTTGCCGGCATCTGCCTCGTCATCGGCGTCGAAGCGCTCGGCGGTCTCGGCGAAAGCCTGATGGCGCAGCTTGCCATCATCCTGGCGACCATCTGCTATGCAGGTGCCGCGATTTTCAGCAAGAACTTCAAGGGGCTCGACCCCGCGGTGCCGGCGGCCGGCTCGTTGATCTCAGGCGCGGTTGTTCTCTTGCCGATGAGCCTCGTCGTCGATCGGCCGTGGGAAATCGATCCTTCGCCGGCATCGATGCTGGCGCTGCTGGCCCTCTCCGCCTTTTCGACGGCGCTCGCCTTTGTGATCTATTTCCGTCTCGTCCAGACGCTGGGTTCGGTCGGAACCACCGCGCAAGCCTATCTCAGAGTGCCGATCGGGGTTGCGATCGGCATCGTTTTTCTCGGCGAAAGGCTGAGCCCGACGGCCTGGATCGGGCTCGTCTGCGTCATAGCAGGTGTCGCCGCCATGACGATCCCTGCAAGGAGGGGCACAACGCAGGCACGAAACGCCTAA
- a CDS encoding sigma 54 modulation protein/ribosomal protein S30EA (TIGRFAM: ribosomal subunit interface protein~PFAM: sigma 54 modulation protein/ribosomal protein S30EA~KEGG: rec:RHECIAT_CH0000448 probable sigma 54 modulation protein) gives MSVRVSGKHMEIGESFRQRIEDQIGMAITKYFDGGYSGQVTVEKASSRYSADCKLHLDSGVVLHAAGEATDPQLAFDAASQRIEKRLRRYKRKLKDHHAGNHLNGFAEVSYTVMDSVPDHDDEIADDFAPAIVAESTKQLKTMSVATAVMALDMTDEPLLLFRSPGKEHLNIVYRRHDGNIGWIDSASIKG, from the coding sequence ATGAGTGTGCGTGTATCCGGGAAACATATGGAAATTGGTGAATCTTTCCGTCAAAGGATCGAGGACCAAATTGGTATGGCCATCACGAAATACTTCGACGGGGGATATTCCGGCCAGGTGACCGTGGAAAAGGCGAGTTCTCGTTACTCGGCGGATTGCAAGCTTCATCTCGACAGCGGGGTGGTGCTGCATGCGGCCGGCGAGGCGACCGACCCGCAATTGGCTTTCGACGCCGCCTCCCAGCGGATCGAAAAACGGCTGCGGCGTTACAAGCGCAAGCTGAAGGACCATCACGCCGGAAACCATCTGAATGGTTTTGCAGAGGTCTCCTACACGGTTATGGATTCCGTTCCTGATCACGATGATGAAATCGCTGACGATTTCGCTCCGGCGATCGTCGCTGAAAGCACGAAGCAGCTGAAGACCATGTCGGTCGCCACCGCAGTGATGGCGCTCGACATGACCGACGAGCCGCTTCTCCTGTTCCGCAGCCCCGGCAAGGAACATCTGAACATCGTTTACCGTCGGCACGACGGAAATATTGGCTGGATCGATTCAGCCAGTATCAAAGGCTGA
- a CDS encoding PTS IIA-like nitrogen-regulatory protein PtsN (TIGRFAM: PTS IIA-like nitrogen-regulatory protein PtsN~PFAM: phosphoenolpyruvate-dependent sugar phosphotransferase system EIIA 2~KEGG: rec:RHECIAT_CH0000449 protein-N(pi)-phosphohistidine-sugar phosphotransferase protein (enzyme II of the phosphotransferase system)), which translates to MALADLLHQDAIIPALRVNSKKQLLQELAARASRITGLSEREVFDVILQRERLGSTGVGNGIAIPHGKLGNIHSIVGIFARLEQPVDFEALDDQPVDLVFLLLAPEGAGADHLKALSRIARVLRDHDLVAKLRATESASAIYAFLNEEQTSNAA; encoded by the coding sequence ATGGCATTGGCAGATTTGCTCCATCAGGATGCGATCATTCCCGCCCTCAGAGTAAATTCCAAGAAACAGTTGCTTCAGGAATTGGCTGCAAGAGCCTCCAGGATCACCGGGCTTTCCGAACGGGAGGTCTTCGACGTCATCCTGCAGCGCGAACGCCTGGGCTCGACCGGAGTCGGCAACGGCATAGCCATTCCCCACGGCAAGCTGGGAAACATCCATTCGATCGTCGGCATCTTCGCCCGGCTGGAGCAGCCGGTCGATTTCGAGGCGCTGGACGACCAGCCTGTTGATCTCGTGTTCCTGCTGCTTGCGCCGGAGGGCGCGGGCGCCGATCATCTCAAGGCTCTGTCGCGTATCGCCCGCGTGCTACGCGATCACGATCTGGTCGCCAAGCTGCGCGCCACCGAGTCCGCCTCGGCGATCTACGCCTTCCTCAACGAAGAGCAGACGTCGAACGCTGCCTGA
- a CDS encoding PfkB domain protein (PFAM: PfkB domain protein~KEGG: ret:RHE_CH00409 ribose kinase protein) — MITVFGSINMDLIATTERLPKPGETVAGNGFATAAGGKGANQALAARRAGRYVHMAGAVGKDAFAAEALALLDDAGTDLSLIKHVDGPTGTALILVGGDGENMIAVVPGANGQVTPADAETAIGRMDEGDVLMLQLEVPAAAVEGALSAARAKGVTSILNLAPLIPDAPRLGRLADIVIANETEFERLAGQEGMDAQAREAALVRLHAETGQTLIVTLGADGVIAIRDGSISRAQGLKIQPVDTVGAGDTFCGYFAASLDDGLDFVSALRRAAVAGSLACLKAGAQPSIPLSEEVADRI, encoded by the coding sequence ATGATCACAGTTTTCGGGTCCATCAACATGGATCTCATCGCCACGACCGAGCGCCTGCCGAAGCCCGGCGAGACGGTGGCCGGCAACGGCTTTGCCACGGCCGCCGGCGGCAAGGGCGCCAACCAGGCGCTGGCAGCGCGCCGCGCCGGCCGGTACGTGCATATGGCCGGCGCCGTCGGCAAGGATGCTTTTGCTGCGGAAGCGCTGGCCCTGCTCGATGATGCAGGCACCGACCTTTCTCTGATCAAACATGTCGACGGTCCAACAGGCACGGCGCTGATCCTCGTCGGCGGCGACGGAGAAAACATGATCGCCGTCGTTCCCGGCGCCAATGGCCAGGTCACGCCTGCCGATGCCGAGACCGCGATCGGCCGCATGGACGAAGGCGATGTCCTGATGCTGCAGCTCGAAGTGCCGGCTGCTGCCGTCGAAGGCGCGCTGTCGGCCGCCCGCGCCAAGGGCGTCACCAGCATCCTCAACCTTGCGCCGCTGATCCCCGATGCCCCGCGTCTCGGCCGGCTCGCCGATATCGTCATTGCCAACGAGACCGAGTTCGAGCGGCTCGCCGGACAAGAGGGCATGGACGCCCAAGCGCGGGAGGCAGCCCTTGTGCGTCTGCATGCGGAGACGGGGCAGACGCTGATCGTGACGCTCGGCGCCGACGGTGTCATCGCCATTCGCGACGGGTCGATTTCGAGGGCGCAGGGTCTCAAAATCCAACCTGTCGATACGGTCGGTGCGGGAGACACTTTCTGCGGCTATTTCGCCGCCAGCCTCGACGACGGCCTCGATTTTGTCTCGGCGTTGCGCCGTGCGGCAGTCGCCGGTTCGCTCGCCTGCCTCAAGGCCGGAGCGCAACCGTCGATCCCCTTGAGCGAGGAAGTCGCAGACAGGATATAA
- a CDS encoding protein of unknown function DUF195 (PFAM: protein of unknown function DUF195~KEGG: rec:RHECIAT_CH0000452 putative DNA recombination protein), with translation MTVHSESLALSLASISPAMLALVGGGLAVLVLLVIVLLLRGSGLRREQAEEANFRAEENEARMGELLKIQAEMQGRIAAMTEVFGARQSELNQTISQRLDGMSQRVSSTITEQTKSTHENLQRLQERLAVIDAAQNNIQTLAKDVVGLQAILSNKQTRGAFGQSRMETIVADGLPMGAYAFQQTLSNGSRPDCTIRMPNGAPPLVIDAKFPLEAWNAIRDAGSPEAGKIAGQQFRRDMEVHIRDISEKYLIQGETQDTAFLFVPSESIFAEIHEHFEPVVQKAHRARIVIVSPSLLMLSIQVIQAVLKDQRMRAQAHLIQGEVAILMDDLSRLDERVRKLQGHFAMAQKDIDMVVTSADKLTRRGARIEALEFEAGGDAKPARDSEAAAKSVESRTGLLKLRVVDEE, from the coding sequence ATGACCGTCCATTCCGAATCGCTCGCCCTTTCCCTTGCCTCGATCAGCCCGGCCATGCTGGCGCTTGTCGGCGGGGGTCTCGCCGTCCTCGTCCTGCTGGTGATCGTGCTTCTGCTGCGCGGCTCCGGCCTTCGCCGCGAGCAGGCGGAGGAAGCGAACTTTCGCGCTGAGGAAAACGAAGCGCGCATGGGCGAGCTTTTGAAGATTCAGGCAGAGATGCAGGGCCGCATCGCGGCGATGACCGAGGTCTTCGGCGCGCGGCAGAGCGAACTCAACCAGACGATCAGCCAACGCCTCGACGGCATGTCGCAGCGAGTCAGCTCGACGATCACCGAGCAGACCAAATCGACGCATGAGAACCTGCAGCGGCTGCAGGAGCGGCTGGCGGTCATCGATGCCGCGCAGAACAATATCCAGACGCTCGCCAAGGATGTCGTCGGGCTGCAGGCCATTCTGTCCAACAAGCAGACGCGCGGCGCCTTCGGCCAGTCGAGAATGGAAACGATCGTCGCCGACGGTCTGCCGATGGGCGCCTACGCCTTCCAGCAGACGCTGTCCAACGGTTCGCGGCCGGACTGCACGATCCGCATGCCGAACGGCGCGCCGCCGCTGGTGATCGACGCAAAATTTCCGCTCGAAGCCTGGAACGCTATCCGAGACGCCGGCAGCCCCGAGGCCGGCAAGATCGCCGGCCAGCAATTCCGCCGCGACATGGAGGTCCATATAAGGGATATTTCCGAGAAATATCTGATCCAGGGGGAAACCCAGGATACGGCCTTTCTCTTCGTGCCGTCCGAATCGATCTTCGCCGAGATCCATGAGCACTTCGAGCCGGTGGTGCAGAAGGCGCACCGTGCGCGCATCGTCATCGTCTCACCGTCGCTGCTGATGCTGTCGATCCAGGTCATCCAGGCCGTGCTCAAGGATCAGCGCATGCGGGCGCAGGCGCATCTGATCCAGGGCGAAGTGGCGATCCTGATGGACGATCTCAGCCGCCTCGACGAGCGGGTGCGCAAGCTGCAGGGCCATTTCGCCATGGCGCAGAAGGATATCGACATGGTGGTCACATCAGCCGACAAGCTCACCAGGCGCGGCGCCAGGATCGAAGCGCTGGAATTCGAGGCCGGCGGCGATGCCAAGCCTGCCCGCGACAGCGAAGCCGCAGCCAAATCGGTGGAGAGCCGCACTGGTCTTCTGAAGCTGCGGGTGGTTGACGAGGAGTGA
- a CDS encoding methyl-accepting chemotaxis sensory transducer (PFAM: chemotaxis sensory transducer~SMART: chemotaxis sensory transducer~KEGG: rec:RHECIAT_CH0000453 probable methyl-accepting chemotaxis protein), translating into MTAQQTDNALRQRLDFIELDEAARKSMRDLRPVISELIGGALDKFYAKIAKTPAVADKSQLGHAKKRQQDHWVNLTGGTFDESYVDGVTAVGRMHERMGLEPRWSIGGYAIVMSELVKGIMEKQWPSIFARQQGKLLAEKLSAVVKSGMLDMDYSISVYLETLEAKRRALEEQRAEAQSDQAIALEQLRRGLEALSNGDLEATLPSDLPGNFRQMAEDYNRAVSALRQSFASVRETSGHIKTGADVISNATNDLALRTAQQAAGVEESSAALQQLSVSVGQTAANAEKASDAVRETQQKAKNSGELVTSAVSAMAGIEKSSTGISKIIGVIDEIAFQTNLLALNAGVEAARAGDAGKGFAVVAQEVRQLAQRTVEAAKEIKNLISQSSTQVNQGVGIVSSTGEALNDMISRIDIINRFVADIAAAARDQATGVNEVSLAVRNMGAITQQNSDMVEHSSAETRRLKDEVETLIELLQHFRARPEGRSAGAARRAA; encoded by the coding sequence ATGACCGCCCAGCAGACCGACAATGCCCTCAGGCAGCGCCTCGATTTCATCGAGCTGGATGAAGCGGCGCGCAAGTCGATGCGGGATCTGCGCCCTGTCATATCAGAGCTGATCGGCGGCGCCCTCGATAAATTCTACGCCAAGATCGCCAAGACCCCCGCTGTCGCCGACAAGTCCCAACTGGGCCATGCCAAGAAGCGTCAGCAGGATCATTGGGTCAATCTTACTGGCGGCACGTTCGACGAGAGCTATGTCGACGGCGTGACCGCCGTCGGCCGCATGCATGAGCGCATGGGGCTGGAACCGCGCTGGTCTATCGGCGGTTACGCCATCGTCATGTCCGAACTCGTCAAGGGCATCATGGAAAAGCAGTGGCCTTCGATCTTCGCGCGCCAGCAAGGCAAGCTGTTGGCCGAGAAGCTATCGGCGGTCGTCAAATCGGGCATGCTCGACATGGATTATTCCATCTCGGTCTATCTCGAGACGCTGGAAGCCAAGCGCCGCGCCTTGGAAGAGCAGCGCGCTGAGGCCCAATCCGACCAGGCGATCGCGCTGGAGCAGCTGCGCCGCGGTCTAGAAGCGCTGTCGAACGGCGATCTCGAAGCCACTTTACCGTCCGATCTGCCGGGCAATTTCCGGCAGATGGCCGAGGACTATAATCGCGCCGTCAGCGCCCTTCGCCAATCCTTCGCCTCCGTGCGCGAGACCTCCGGCCATATCAAGACCGGCGCCGACGTCATCTCCAACGCGACCAACGATCTGGCGCTGCGCACCGCCCAGCAGGCGGCAGGCGTCGAGGAGAGCTCGGCCGCGCTGCAGCAGCTGTCCGTCAGCGTCGGCCAGACGGCCGCCAATGCCGAGAAGGCGTCGGATGCCGTGCGCGAGACACAGCAGAAGGCGAAGAACTCCGGCGAACTCGTCACCAGCGCCGTCTCGGCGATGGCCGGCATCGAGAAATCCTCGACCGGGATCTCCAAGATCATCGGCGTCATCGATGAGATCGCCTTCCAGACCAATCTGCTGGCGCTAAACGCCGGTGTCGAGGCGGCCCGTGCCGGCGATGCCGGCAAGGGTTTTGCCGTCGTCGCCCAGGAAGTTCGCCAGCTCGCCCAGCGTACCGTGGAAGCAGCCAAGGAGATCAAGAACCTGATCTCGCAGAGCTCGACCCAGGTCAATCAGGGTGTCGGCATCGTTTCCAGCACCGGCGAGGCGCTGAACGACATGATCAGCCGCATCGACATCATCAACCGTTTCGTCGCCGATATCGCCGCCGCCGCCCGTGATCAGGCGACCGGCGTCAACGAGGTCAGCCTCGCCGTCCGCAACATGGGTGCGATCACCCAGCAGAATTCGGACATGGTCGAGCACTCTTCGGCGGAAACCCGCCGCCTCAAGGACGAGGTGGAGACCCTGATCGAGCTGCTGCAGCACTTCCGTGCCCGGCCGGAGGGCCGTTCCGCGGGTGCTGCCCGCCGGGCGGCCTGA
- a CDS encoding peptide deformylase (KEGG: rec:RHECIAT_CH0000454 peptide deformylase protein~TIGRFAM: peptide deformylase~PFAM: formylmethionine deformylase) translates to MTIKPLIILPDPVLRQLSKPIERVDSDLQRLADDMLETMYDAPGIGLAAIQIGVPRRMLVIDIAREGEEKQPQVFINPEVVKSSDERSVYEEGCLSIPDYYAEVERPAVVSVKYLDRNGKEQTVEADGLLATCLQHEIDHLNGVLFIDYISRLKREMVIKKFTKAAKSKAL, encoded by the coding sequence ATGACCATCAAGCCACTCATCATTCTTCCCGATCCCGTTCTCCGCCAGCTGTCCAAGCCGATCGAGCGGGTGGATTCCGACCTGCAGCGTCTTGCCGACGATATGCTGGAAACCATGTATGACGCGCCGGGCATCGGCCTCGCTGCCATCCAGATCGGCGTGCCGCGCCGCATGCTCGTCATCGACATCGCTCGCGAGGGCGAGGAAAAGCAGCCGCAGGTCTTCATCAACCCGGAGGTCGTCAAATCCTCCGACGAGCGCTCCGTCTATGAGGAAGGCTGTCTTTCGATTCCGGATTATTATGCCGAGGTGGAGCGCCCGGCTGTCGTCTCGGTCAAGTATCTCGACCGGAACGGCAAGGAACAGACCGTGGAAGCCGACGGCCTGCTCGCCACCTGCCTGCAGCACGAGATCGACCACCTGAACGGCGTGCTGTTCATCGATTACATCTCGCGGCTGAAGCGGGAGATGGTGATCAAGAAATTCACCAAGGCGGCGAAGTCGAAGGCGCTCTGA
- a CDS encoding putative plasmid stabilization protein (KEGG: rec:RHECIAT_CH0000455 probable plasmid stabilization protein) produces MGDLLIRDVPDAMKRQLQESAQRNGRSLSEEAIEIMRRQIAVERSRDSAGQRLRSLMSEERLSEDEVEAIAASRHERDREPPRFDT; encoded by the coding sequence TTGGGCGACTTGCTTATTCGAGACGTTCCGGATGCGATGAAGCGGCAGCTTCAGGAAAGCGCACAACGCAACGGCCGCAGCCTTTCGGAAGAGGCGATTGAAATCATGCGCCGACAGATTGCGGTGGAGCGCTCGAGGGATTCCGCCGGGCAGCGCCTGCGTTCCCTGATGAGTGAGGAAAGATTGAGCGAAGATGAGGTGGAGGCCATTGCCGCATCCCGCCATGAACGGGACCGTGAACCGCCGCGTTTCGACACATGA
- a CDS encoding PilT protein domain protein (PFAM: PilT protein domain protein~KEGG: ret:RHE_CH00413 plasmid stability protein) yields the protein MIVLDTNVISEMQGRIHSDRILNWLDAYDVETLFLTTIAVAEMRYGLELLDDGRRKTALVSDFNRIESEFAGRILGFALSAAHRYGLLAAERRKAGRPMETKDAMIAAICLANGATLATRNTRDFEGLDLKLVNPFEDG from the coding sequence ATGATCGTTCTCGATACGAATGTGATTTCAGAAATGCAGGGGAGGATCCACAGCGATCGGATATTGAACTGGCTGGACGCCTATGACGTCGAGACGCTTTTCCTGACGACGATTGCCGTCGCGGAAATGCGTTACGGTCTTGAACTCCTTGATGATGGCAGGCGAAAGACAGCACTGGTGTCCGACTTCAACCGGATCGAGTCTGAATTTGCCGGCCGCATACTCGGTTTTGCCCTCAGTGCAGCGCATCGCTACGGCCTGCTGGCGGCCGAGCGTAGAAAGGCGGGACGACCGATGGAAACCAAGGATGCCATGATTGCCGCCATCTGCCTTGCAAACGGCGCGACGCTTGCGACCCGCAACACCAGAGATTTCGAAGGGCTTGATCTCAAGCTCGTAAACCCGTTTGAAGACGGTTGA